The Bubalus kerabau isolate K-KA32 ecotype Philippines breed swamp buffalo chromosome 8, PCC_UOA_SB_1v2, whole genome shotgun sequence genomic sequence CAAGTTTAGTTAGgacttctttctctcctcctaaGCCACTCAGCTCTccaggtcttagttccctgaccaaggcttAAACCCAGGTCCTGGCAGTAAAAGCaccgtcctaaccactggactgccagggaatttagTTAGGATCATTTTAGCGGCAGGTTACTTAATATGTGGGAAGAATTTCTGAGGAAACAGAATTATTTGCCAGGCCTGCTAATAGCAATCTCAAAGCACACACCTGTTAGAGCTCGAAGCTTGACGCAACAGGCGATGTAATCATCAAAGGTGATCTTTCCATTGGTGCTGTATCTTTTTGCAATCGAATTAACAGCCTGGGGACTCAACCTAAAtcctgaaaggaagaaaaatcatccagccaaaacagaaaaaaaaaaaaaattccaatttcaaggattaaaagaaaaacattaaaaataattttaagcccAATTTTTTAGGAGAGGGCTCATTTAAATTATGGATAGGTGCTATTTCTATAAATAGAAACGTAATACTTAgttttataaattaaagaaaaaaacaaaaccaaaaagctaCTAGTGAACAGAGATGGAATCAGTCATACCCACCCATTGTTGTCAGGGCCTTCTGCAGTTCTTGGGGATCCACTGTTCCACTCCTATCACTGTCGAAACTGATAAAGTGTTGTCTCCAGCCATTCAGTACAGCCCAGAGTTCTTTAAATTCATTGAAACCCATTGTGCCTGACATGTCTCTCTGAACTGTAATCAAGGATTAGAGCATCTTTATTTTGCAACATTTTCTAATGATTAAATCAAAGATCAAGGATAAGGGAATTTAATGTTCtttctgctgaaaaaaaaatgtacattctttTGGGCATGACAGGACAAAAAGAtactttttgtatatattttatttttatgatataaaaataaaggcCTACGGAGAAAAAGCTCTGAGTACGTATTTTCCGTGAGGGAAAGAGATCATCTATAGGAGTGACTACAAGGAAATTAAAAGGCCATTGTGAGCTACCGGTAACAACCAAAGTGGTCTGCACCTTCTGGGTGGTCCAGGCTATGCTGCTTACCCTTCTGTCCAGGGTCCTCTTTAGCCCTGATATTCCCAAGGTAAGGCCTCCCAGACCCACTGTTTTCACTTCTGGAAAATGAGGTGGGATGAAGGCACCATACCATCAGCAGTAACTAAACTAGTCCAACAACTGTGATACGAAAAATCCCATTGCTTGAAGGTCAGTGTGACTCATGCAGGGTACTCAATGTCACAGCAAAAAAGTTGCCTTGACTGCTCTGGTTTCTATACTTGTTTGTTTATGATGCTTCCTCAAATTCTTAAATAACAAATGTTCTGCTTATTAAACCTCCTTCCTTTTTCACACCAAGTGACATCTTAAAAGGTAATGATTTTGGAAAACTTTTCTGTGGTCATTTTTCACTTTGTGTTTACTGAATATTAGTTCTTAGAAAAATtccttcaaggtttttttttttttttttaatccagaataAAGTACTCTAGACTGCCATCAAGGTAAAGGATACATCCAGCATTGAAACCATAAGCCGGCAAGTCTCCAGGTTAAAAGCTGTTAAATCAAGAAAAGTACATACATATTAATATGATTTCAAAAATTCACATTATATTGGATACATTCAAAGTAATAGGAATGTGATTATTTATACACTTTTATTCTTACATGCTGCTCAATTTATGTAAAACTAAATTCATGGAGCTTTGAAGTAGGCTTATTTTCTAGATAGAACTTCCAGAAcccaaatttgattttaaaaaatttaatagaaatctttttttaaaaaaagtatggcCTAGTACTGTAAATATTTTTAGGTGTGATTCATGGCTTTTAAGTTGGGGGATAAAAGTGTTcttatctttaagaaaaatatgcACTGAAGTTATCTGTAGGTAGAATAATGTTAAGAGATCTGGAATCTGCTTTAAAAGAAAACGGGTAGGTTTATAGATAAAACAAGAAGAGCAACACATTGATAACTGTTGATGCTGACGGATGGGTATGGAGGAGTTCATTGTATAATTATCTGTAtttttgcatgctgctgctgcatcgcttcagtcgtgtctgactctgtgcgaccccacagacagcagcccaccagggtcccccatccctgggattctccaggcaagaacactggagtgggttgccatttccttctccaatgcatgaaagtgaaaagtgaaagtgaagttgctcggtggtgtccgactcttagcgaccccatggactgcagcctaccaggttcttccatccatgggattttccaggcaaaagtactggagtggggtgccattgccttctctgaggcttACAGTTTCCTATAACAGAGTTTATAAAAGGTATTATATTCTTTTTCGCCTTTGAAACTGTTATATAGTGAGTTCAATCCACCATAATGAACCACAATGTATTATATCCACCACGGTGAATGGGTGGATCCAGTTGCTTTGTTCCTACCCACAGTTGACTTTAGTTGGTTTTGCTAGCTCTGTTTAGatcatttgtttctctttcttttccctttaatgTCAGACATTGAATGGTCACCTCCTGCCCCAAATTGCCTATGGCCTCTTTTTatagacaataaaataaatatgcttgCTAGAATTGTGAGTCAAAGGAGAGCATTCTGGACTAAGACCGGATGACCCACTCAGTGAAAGCCATTGTTCAGAAGCCTTTTCAGTTTACTCAGGGCTCAAGGGTGATCTGAGGGTATTTCCACGCCTCACTTAGACAACCAAACTAGAACACACTTGTTGGTTTATGGCCTAATAGTACTCTACCTGAGtagcaacaaattaaaaataaagaattcctTGCATCTTACCAAGACTGAGGGAGTAGTCTTAGGTACAAAGAAGCTGTAAAGCTAGGAGGAGGAAGGGACGAGGCTCATGTGGGCAAGGCCAGCATGAATTCCACAAGGCTGTTGACATGTACACAGAGTTAACATTATTTACCGCTGTTACCAGCTTCATTTGAATCTTTAACCAAAGTGAACTTAAAACACTAGGCTAACTCTTATTGCTGTAACGTTTCCAAATGTTACAAACTATAGGTTTTCTACTTTTAATAGATTCATGTGTTTGGCATAGCTTAGAACCCTGAAAAAGGTTggagactgtttctgttttggtcCCTTAATCTCCATCTGATCCACAAAGATAATTCTTGGAGGTAAGAAAAggcaacactttttttttaacactttaaagAAAAGAGTTGCTTGATTCTTTGTTGTGTTTTTAAGTTGTGTGGAGGTATGAAGTCTCTCTAGTCTAGACCAGAGGTTTTCAATCCTGAGCACTTACAAGAAGCACCCAAAAgctttaaaagaccctgatctcTGGGCTATACTACAGAacaataattattaattttttagctTTACTAAGATATGATTGGCAtacaacattgtgtaagtttaaggtgtataatgCAATGCTTTGATGAATGTATATAATGCCTGTAAGAAGGTTAATTACCACATGTATCACCCACATAGCTACCTTGATGCAtgtggtgagaacttttaagatctactctcttaacaacttttgtTCAAGTATAGTCAGCATCACCACAGAACAATTAGATCAGAATCTGACCACGGGAATCAGGCATTAGTTTAAATGGACACTTCTGATTTACACTGATAATTAGAAGTAATGTATAATCCCTTAGGTAAATACCAATCTTTCTTaagttaaaatacaaataagggtatatatgtattttttttttccattttaggaaGTCTCCCATACTCATTAATTCATCAAATGCCTATTAAGTACTCCTGGTGTGCAGGGCTCAGGATACCAGGGACACTGGAGATAACAACTGTGAAACTGGATCCTGCCCTGGCGACCGTTTGAAGTCTTGTGCACAGGGGGcaggtggtttagtcgctaagtcgtgtccgactcctgcgaccccatgaactgtagcctgccagggtcctctgtccatgggattctccagacaagaataccggagtgggctgctatttcctacAGGGTAGAAGAGGGTAAGCCATAATGGAGACACCAAAAACTACCAGATCTTGAAGTGTGAGAGGCTCCTTCATGTTGAAAGAAAGACTTGATAGAAGAGGTAACATTTAAGCCAAGTTGTGAATGACAGGAAAGATTTGGGATATCTGGAGACAGTCATGTAAAGCCGGGGACCTGCACAAGCAAGGAAAGCAGCAGTGAAGTCCAGACAGGCAAAGAAGCGGGGAGAAAGTGTTGGGGGGTGCTATGCATCTGGGACTGAATTCCTAGTAAGCTGTCTAACTTCTGTTTTATATGGGCACCATGGAGCTACTCAGGATTTTTAAGAGGAGGAGAGTGACAGGTTAGAGTTCTTTGTTAGAACAGAAATCTGGTCTGAGAAGGGAGGGAATGAGATGGgcaggaacaaaagagaaaattcactATTCTGGGCAGGCAGTTCTGATGAGTTAGAACACTGACATCTTATTAGTCTGGGTGAGAAGAACTcctgttcatttctcttttttctccagaAAGAGTTTTTACTAATGCTAATCCTATTTTAAATAACgccaatttaaataattttaaataatgctaagcctattttaaataatttcaaagagCAACTTCCCTCATCAACACCGCCTCTAGGCATGACTGCTCCCTCTTAACCTGGTTAGGATACCAAgcgctgtgtgtgctcagtcatgtccttctctttgcggcctcgtggactgtagcctgccaggctcctctgtctatggcattttccaggccagaaaagAAGATGCCATAGGTTTTACTGTCTCCCACATCCCCATCTGTGCTTTTTGGTTTGGAAGCTGGGTTGAAAAAGACCAATGGCTACATAACTTCTCCATTACAACACTCACTCTGACACTCACAAACAGGATGGTTTTGTGGGTCATTACAGtctcacatggagaaggaaatggcaacccgctccagtattcttgcctgggaaatcgtatggccacaggagcctggcgggttcagtccataggatcacaaatggtgggacacgactgaagcaatgtaGCATGCAAGCAGCGCCTTCAAAACGAGATGACGGCAAGCAGATTAATCACACAGTTCAGGTGATAGGTATGTCCTTTCTGTAACTCGGTGATCTAAGGTCATTACTAAATGTGGCTTTCTCAAAGGAAATTTCTAAAGGGACTGCTCTACAAGAATACACTGCCCATTTTGTTAGATTTTAAAACTGGCCACACCTCTTCCACTGAGCAGAAGTAGAGTAATAGTCTCTATTGTGACATAGCTCACTTGTGGAAACCCTGCTATTAGATCTCCTTTGTTCACCAGCCCCAACTGCTTGAGGTTAATAATTTAAATGTACTGCCTAcaatagtgtaaaaaaaaaaaaaaaaacaatccctaATGGAGAAAAGGGCTTCTTTTGTGTAGGACCAGTAGGATCCGAGTAAATAACAGAAATCCAAAAGGTTTCTATTTTAATTCCCACAACTAGGAAATAGTGATTGGATACTAAATTCATAAAACAAAGGATAATAAAAATGGATATGCTGatagtttaaaaaagagaaacacataGTAACTATGCCCTGTCAAACAGTCAAAAATGGCCACAACAGGTCCCCAGGTGTGAATTctagtttgtgggtttttttgtttgtttgcttgtctgttttttggccatgctgaatggcttgtggaatcttatttccccaaacagggattgaacctgggtctatcgcagtgaaagcctggagccCTAACCACCAGACTGTCAGGAAATCCCCTAGTTCGAATGTTTTAATTCACAGCTTACCAAGAAGTTGAGGCTTTAATTTGATATTCTGTCTCAATTAACAGCACGCAAAGAAGGTGGTAGGTCATGCATATCAGCCAAGACGCTGTTCTATCATGGTAAAGATATGATTTGAAGGGAAGCATGTGGCATGTGTGGGATAATGAGAAGGCCCCTGCCAGGAATGAGCATCCTGGTAAGAGTTCCCTCTCTGCAGCTCGTGCAGAATTCAAAAGGAAGGAAGTGGGTATAAGCACAGGGGGAGTCTATGAGGAACTAGGGGGCAGCAGGAAGAAGGACTAGTATAAAGAGTTTAGAAATTAGGAAGGGTACGTCTTACTTAGCCTAATGTAGAAAGAGCAAAGAGCTGGGAGATGTCAAGATGAGCATTCATGCTGCCAGGAGCTGAGAGCAGGAGTGTATAACTGGCTCCTTGAGGACTAGGGCTGGGGGACTGGGCACTCGTGAAAAGGGAGGGTAGGACCACCTACTCAGAACTAGGGATGCAGAACAGGTCACCCCGGGACCAGGTGCCAAGCACCAGCCACCAAAAGCCCTAAGTGACACCATGTTCGAGCCAGAATAAGCTCCTGGCAAACAGTGAGCAGCAAATGTTAGCTCCTATCATTAATGACACCTGACCTGGAGGATTTCATTTCAGCACCTTACCTCATTTTCTGAGGAGGCGGCCACATGTCTTATTGGTTTGAATGGTTTCAGACACCCGAAACCCAGATCCAAGAAACCCACTAAACTGGTGGGTAGTGTGGGATGATTCAGTAAGAACTATCTTCAAACGAGCATtttgaaatacaaaagaaataaatccaGCTTCTGAAATTCTTAACTTTGCCATTTCAGAAACTCTCAGATTTCTTGAAGGCTGTAATAATCACAAGTAACATCTGAAACACAAGAGATTTCCGAGACACTTTGGGGCTGCTAACTCACGTTTGTATCCTCCAGCAATGCCCGACTGTGTCAGGCATCTTTGCAGTTCATCAGCATCTATTTGTCCatccttttggggaaaaaaaaacaaaaacaggaaaaggatTTACAAGAATGACTTGTACCTTCCAGTTCTTTGTTTATATTCAGCATTCAGTATaccaataataataaagaaaatgaatattatcATGCATGAGACTTTAAATGGACGCCTTTCAAAAGTAGGCATTCTTTTTCTTCACTCTACTTCCCCAAACAATAagttacagaaagaaagaaaactgttcaAGGTTCTCCCACAAATGGATAATTAAGGACATATACCAAAAATACCTTTCTTAGTACCTAGGTAAAGTGGGTATTCAATTTCAGGCTTTATTTGCAACAATCATTACATAAGAATTACCAAGTCTGAAAGCTGCTTACACCTATGCTTTGGTATTACCAATATCTTTTTGTCATTTCCTATAAATTCCTGAATTAGACTTGGCATAACTTCTAAAGTATAAGGTTACTCTTCTTAATAAAACAGTAAGATGAATTCAGtgagacatatttttaaacatatgaatACAACTAGCTCCTATCCTTAACTACTCTCACTCTGAACTAGGAAACTGCCAAAGTAAGcaatttaaaatacaattatttatgtatttcattAGAAGTTCTATTACTTgtcccagcttttttttttctgttgagggGGTGGATGGCTGGGTACACAGATGACATCAGTAAATGAAAAGTTTGGTTCCCACAAAAAGTAGCCTCTGTGATTGCCTTTGCTTAGAAtatgatgaattttttttcagatcaCAATTATACCTGGAAGACAAGTTCTCCATGCCTATTCACTGGCTGACCTAGGTCAGAACTAGAAACatgttaaagattttaaaacaaaatgcctAAATCCTCAAGTTCATGACTACTACACAATCTAGATGACAGGCAGGATCAATAACGTGAAAGACGATGGACATGCTGCTGCAGACCAGGGCTGCTGAAAGCTAAGCAGGTGGGGTCACTTTCATGGCTCCTGGTACCGGCGATCTAAGAATGCAGAGACTTGAGCTTTGCCGTGTCTTGTGGTTTCAAAGACACTGATCACTAACAGGTGAAGCAGATACTTAAGGGGAAGGCTCTTTCCGTTTTAGACTCAATTTTCCATTCAGTTTCTCAAACTGTATTTCTTCCAGTGCTGTTCTAAAAGGTGGTCACACGTTTTTATCCCATAACAGACTACAAGCATTTTCACATTAAGACTGTgctatttctagcttttgattaaAAGAAAGCTAGGTTGAATTCATAAGCACAAACGTCCTCTTTGAACATGTTGGATTATAACAGCAGTATGGTATATACAGTGACCTGGTAGCTGAGGAAAAAGGCCTCCTCTAAGATGAACGACCACTTGTCACACAACTAGAATGTAAAGTGAAAGGTCTTGGGGTGTTGACCTTAATTCTCTCTCTGGGTCAATAGACCACAACACCTAACAAGGACAGGGAAGGGCTGACCTAGTAATAgcatcaaagaaaaaataaactggcCACAAGATTAACTTCCTGATAGCAAGAAGAAACCACCCTCTTATTTTGAAGCTAGTGGGTTTTTACCTGAAGTACCCATTTCCTAAGGGGGTAATTAACAGTCAAactcaatgcaaagaaaatgtCCCTCAGAATCTGGCTACAGAATTACTGGTACTACATGATTCGACCTGGAATTTCTTCTCTGGAAATTCACTGTCCGGACCCTGACAATTCACAGTTCTAAAGACATCTTTCTACCTTACATATCTTCAAAGCATATTTATACTAGCTTATTGTGTTCAATCTGACCCTAATTCAATCACGAGTTTAGTTCTGAATTGAACATAAGCATGGGTAACACGCTGTCCGAGTTTGTTctgaatattcaaaaataaataactgccCATgagcttccttctctctttttcttgagcAGAAGCAAAGGAATTCTTTTCCAGAGGAATAGTCGTGTTTCCGAGTGACTGTAACAAAGGTTAATACAAATGTACAATCTGAAATTCCTTTAATGTTAAAGGGAAGAGCTAACCTGTCCAGCTACAGCAGCAAAGTAACCATACAGCGGATCCTGAGTTTGTCCGGGAAACGCAGGCCCTCCGGGAGCCCCTCCGTACTGTAAGACAAGGAACAAACGCATCAATCCGATGACCAAGTTTTATTCTTTCAACAGTGAGTGCCTTGTGCAAAGTCAGGTTCACGGTCAGTCGTTTGCTCctctcccccccacctcccttaaCTCTCTACGTACAATCACTCCTCCCCTTTCTCCCATTCTCACCCCAGTTATAATTTAAAAACCCGCAGCTAGGATCAAAATGAGTTGTCTTGACAATGACATCAGCATAAATGAAGTAACCTCTGCAAAGCCCCATTAACCTGCAGTTTACTGAGATGAATGCAACCCGGCCATGCAACTTACCAGCAGGGCTCAGAACTGTCTTACATATTTTTTCCTAGCGTTTATGGTATTTTTAAAGCGTTCGGAGACAGGTGTAGCCTCGGGAGGGTGAGGTGTGTCACGGCTAGGGAATATTCTCTTTAGGAAAC encodes the following:
- the SRI gene encoding sorcin is translated as MAYPGHPGASGGYYAGGYGGAPGGPAFPGQTQDPLYGYFAAVAGQDGQIDADELQRCLTQSGIAGGYKPFNLETCRLMVSMLDRDMSGTMGFNEFKELWAVLNGWRQHFISFDSDRSGTVDPQELQKALTTMGFRLSPQAVNSIAKRYSTNGKITFDDYIACCVKLRALTDSFRRRDTAQQGVVNFPYDDFIQCVMSV